CTCACGCTCGGCCTCGGCCTGGCTACGCCTGCGCTTAACGCGCTCATCGCCGAGCAAGCGGGCGAAACAGAACGCGGCGCCGTGATGGGCCTCTCTCAATCTGCCAGTGCGCTGGGCCGCGTCGCCGGTCCACTCGGCGCCGGCGCGATCTTCGATGTGTGGGGCTCAGCCGCGCCTTTCGTGGCGGGCGCAATCGTGGTGCTGGCGGCGTTGTTTGTGGCGCTCGGCGAACCGATCGCGCGTCAGGCGCCGTCGCGCGGGTAGGGCCGCCACGCGCCGTTCTTGTCGCGCACCTCATAGCCTTCATCGGTTTCGCGCACGCTCGGCGAAGCCAGCGGCGCTTTGCCGTGACCGCCTGGAATATCCAGCACATATTGCGGCTGCGCGACGCCAGAAGCGCGCTGGTGCAAGCGCTGCACAAGCTCTTGCCCGCGCTCCACGCTGCAGCGGAAATGCGAGGTGCCCGGCGCCTTGTCGAGATGATGCAGATAATAGGGCTTCACCCGCGCTTCCACCAAAGCCCGCATCAACGCTTCAAGCGTGTCGACATCATCGTTCACGCCCTTCAGCAACACGCTTTGGCTCAACATCGGAACGCCTGCATCCACGAGCCGCGCAATCGCCGCGCGCGCTTCACGCGTGAGTTCACGCGGATGGTTGGCGTGCAACACGACATAGGTCGCGACGCCCTCGGCGCGGATCGCCTCCACCAAATCCGGCGTCACCCGCAGCGGATCGACAGCCGGAATGCGCGTATGCCACCGCAACACCTTCACGTGCGGGATCGCCGCCAAACGCCGCGTGATCTCCCGCGCGCGCCGCGCCGAAAGCAGGAACGGATCGCCGCCGGTGAAGATGACTTCCCAAATTTCCGGATGCGCCTCGATGTAGGCGATCGCCGTGTCCAGCTCCGCGCTCGTAAGCGTGCCATCGCCTTGCGGGCCGACCATCTCGCGCCGAAAGCAGAAGCGGCAATAGACCGGGCAGACATGCACCAGCTTCAGCAGCACGCGGTCCGGATAGCGGTGCACGACGCCCTTCAGCACGGTGTGCGGATCGTCGCCGATCGGATCGCTCAGTTCATCGGCAAGCGTCGTCAGCTCGCGCGCATCCGGCGAAAATTGCGCGGCGATCGGATCGAGCGGGTCTGTCGGATCGATCAGCGCGTCCATCGCCGGCGTGATCGCCACGGCGTAACGCGCAGCCACCTGCGCCAGCGGATCGTTTTCTGCCTTCGCGGGCTGCATGCTCACACTCCGAAAGCCTTCGCGTAACGGACGCGGCCGCCGGCTTTCAGCGCATCGGGCCAAAGCTCTAGCGCCATAAAGGCCGGACCCGAGAACGGAGCTTCCAGCGATTCGGTTAAGTCCGGCGAGAAGCCGAACTGCGGATAATAGTCCGGATGCCCCAGCACAATGATCGCTGGCAGGCCCAAATCAGCGCAGGCGGCATTGCCGGCGCGGATCAAGGCCTTGCCAATGCCGGCTCGTTGAAACGCCGGAAGGACGGAAACCGGGGCGAGCGCCGCTGCGTCCATCGTTTCGCCGTCGCGTTCGATTTTCAGCGGCGAGTAGAGAATGTGCCCCTGTAGCGCGATGTCGCTCGCCGCGACCAACTCCACCAGCACATCGCCATCGGCGCGCAATTGCTCCACCAAGTTCGCCTCGTCGTCCTGTCCGAAGGCGTTGCGGAGGATGGCGCGGATGGCGGGAAGGTCGCCGGAGGTGGCAGAGCGGATCATTGTGGCGTCCACAGCACATCATTGATGTGCCGCGCGCCCGTCGCCAGCATCACTAAGCGATCGAAGCCCATCGCCACGCCGCTCGCCGGCGGCATGTGCGCGAGCGCGGAGAGGAAATCTTCGTCGATCGGCCAGCGTTTTCCGTAGCGCTTCTCTTTCTCGTCCATCGCTTCGATCAGCCGACGGCGCTGCTCAACCGGATCAGTCAGCTCCTGAAACCCGTTCGCCAGCTCAACGCCGCACGCATACATCTCAAACCGCAACGCAACGTTCGCATCATGCGGCGCGCGCTCGGCCAGGGCCGCCTCCGCGATCGGATATTCCTTCAGCAGCGTGATGGCGCCGTCGCCCAGATGCGGCTCCACGTGCCGCACGATCGCCGCCGAAAACGCGTCGCCACCGGAAGGCATCGCGATCGGCGCCAATTGATCAAACGCGTCGCGTACGCTGATGCGTTCGGCGGCGGTGAACGGATCGCAGCTCTTCTCGCGCCAACGCAGCGCGTCGGCGTGCACGGTCCGCGCGGCGATGCGCGCGATCTCGACGCAATCGTCCATGATCGCTTCGTACGGCGCGCCCGCGCGGTACCACTCGATCATCGTGAACTCAGGCGCGTGCAGCGGCCCGCTCTCGCCCTTGCGCCAACATTTGCCGAGATAGAAGAGCCGGCTCTCGCCCGCCGCGAGCAGCTTCTTCATGGCGAACTCAGGGCTCGTGTGCAGATAGCGGCCCTCGACCTCGAACGCTTCGATATGCGTCTCCGCGCCCGGCGAGGGCGCGACGATGTTGGGCTCAGCCTCCACAAAGCCCTGCGCCCAAAACCATTCCCGCACCGCGCGCAGGATCGCGGCTCGCTGCTGCAGGAAACCTTGGCGGTCCTGGTGGCGAGCCTTGTCCCAGAAGGGGGAAGGCGCGCTCATTTCTGCATTCCAGCGGTCAAAACGCGCTGAAACGCCTCAGGCCCCGGCTTGGCCCGAACCGCAAACCCGGCTAAAGACACGCCCAATTCCGGTCCTTTCGGTCTAGAGACAGCGCCCCCGGCGATCCGGCGGCAAGTGAGGTTTACGTGGTTAAAGTCATCGCCAGCGACGTGCGCAAGGGCAACGTGCTCGAACACGAGGACGGCAAGCTTTACGTCGTGATGAGCCACGAGACGTTCCGTCCCGGCAAGGGCACGCCCACGACGACCATTGTCATGCGCCGCATCATTGACGGCGTGAAGACCACCGCCGTGTACAAAACTTCGGACGGGCTCGAGAAGGCGTTCGTCGAGCAAGTGAAGCACCAATATTTGTTTGACGACGGCGATGCCGGCCTCGTGTTCATGAATCCGCAAAACTACGATCAGGTCACGCTGACGCGCGACATGGTCGGTGACGCAGTGGATTATCTGCAGCCGGAAATGATCGTCGACCTCACCATGTACGAAGGTCAGGCCCTCTCGATTGAGTTGCCGCCGCGCGTGACGCTCGAAATCATGGAGACGGAGCCAGTGGTGAAGGGGCAGACTGCATCTTCATCTTACAAGCCGGCGAAGTTGTCCAATGGTGTGAAAACCATGGTGCCGCCGCACATCGAAGCCGGCACGCGCGTGGTTGTTTCCACGGACGACGGATCCTACGTCGAGCGCGCGAAGGATTGAGTTTAGGAGGCGCGTCATGTCTGAGGGCTTTGTCGTCCGCAGACTTGCGCCCGGCGATCTCGCGCATTTCCGTAAGCTGAACGCTATGTTTAGCGCCGCGTTTGAGGACGCGGCCGCCTATGGCGCTGTGCTGCCAAGCGACGCCTATCTCGAAGGCTTGCTCGCGAAGGAACACATCGTTCCGCTGGTCGCGCTCGATGGCGAGGAAGTGATCGGCGGCCTCGTCGCCTACGAACTCGATAAATTCGAGCAGCAGCGGCGCGAAGTGTACATCTACGATCTCGCCGTCCTCGAAACGCACCGCCGCCGGGGCGTCGCAACGGGGCTGATCGACACGTTGCGTCAAATTTCCGTCGAGCGTGGTGTGTATGTGATCTTCGTCCAAGCCGACTACGGCGACGACCCGGCGATCGCGCTCTACACCAAACTCGGAACGCGGGAAGACGTCATGCATTTCGACATCAGCGTGAAGGATGGCGAATGAACTTCACCCCGACACGGCGCGGCGCGATGCTCGGAACGTTGGCGCTCGCGGCCTGCGCGCAAACGCCGGCGCGGTCCGAGCCGCAGTTTCCGCCGCCGCCCCATCCGCGCATCGCCGCGATCGAAGCGCGCCTCGGCGCCCGCATCGGCGTTGCCGCGCTCAACACCGCAAGCGCCGCTTGGATCGGCCATCGCATTCAAGAACGCTTCGCCATGGCGTCGACGTTCAAATGGCTGCTCGCCGCGCAGATGCTGCAAATGGCTGAGCAAATGCCTGAATTTCTGCAACAGCGCATTCTCTACGACGAAGCTGATCTGTTGGACTACGCGCCGACGGCGCGCGCCCATCTCGCGCGCGGCTGGATGACAGTGGAGGAATGCTGCGAAGCGATCGTGGTCGTCAGCGACAACACCGCCGCGAATCTGCTGCTTGTGGGCGCAAGCGGCCCCGCTGGTTTCACAAGCTTCATCCGCGCCAACGCCGACAGCGTGACGCGCCTCGACCGCACCGAACCCGCGCTCAATGAGAATGCGCTGGGCGACGAGCGCGATACGACAACGCCGGACGGCATGGCGCGTTCGTTGCGCAACGTGCTGGTGGGGGAGGATGTGCTCAATCCGGCCTCGCGTGAAAAACTGATCGGCTGGATGGTCGCTAGCACAACCGGCCTGCAACGCCTCCGCGCCGGTCTGCCCAGCGATTGGCGCGTCGGCGATAAAACCGGTAGCGGCGCGCGCGGCGCCGTCAACGATGTCGCCATCGCCTGGCCGCCTGGTCGTGCGCCGATTGTCATTGCCAGCTACATGAGCGACGGCGAAGCCGACACCGCGACACGCAGCGCCGCCCACGCCGAAATCGGCCGTATCATTGCTGAAACCTGGGGCTAGATATGCCGAAGCGCTTTCCGGTCGTCATCTTCCACAATCCGAAATGCACCACATCGAGCAACGTGCTCGATCTCATCGCCCGCGCTGGCCACAAGCCGGTCGTGATCGAATATCTCAAAACCGGCTGGACCGAGGCGCAGCTGCACACGCTCTTCGCCGCCGCCAATCTCACGCCGCGCGAAGCATTGCGCGCCAAGGCAAAAGAAGCCGATGAGCTGGGCTTGCTCGGGCCCAAGGTTACTGACGCAAAAGTGTTCGCGGCGATGCTGAAACATCCGGTGCTTGTCGAACGTCCGTTCGTCGTCACGCCCAAAGGCGTGCGCTTGTGCCGCCCGTCCGAAAGCGTCCGCGAATTGCTTTAGCGCGACCGTGGCGCGAAGATCGCCCCGATGCGATCTGGCGTTCCAGGAATACGCTCCAGGCGCGGATAGCGCAGACCATCGTGATAATCGATCGAGACGGTTCGATATTGGTCGCCGTTTTTCAGGAGCAAGCTGATCGGCGCCGGGTTGTCCTTTGCCGCGCTGATGGCGCGCCGCAACGCCTCCGCACTGAACGCCACGTCGTTCACCGCAACCACTTGTGTGCCGACGGTGACGCCTTGATTGAAAGCGGGGCTATCCCATTGCACTTGGCTCACGTTTCCGCCTTCGCCAAAGTTCAGGCCGATCGAATACATAAAGTCGGAATACTTGCTGTAGCCTTCGTCATCGCGCTGCCAGGCGTTGCGCTCTTCGCTGAACACGAGGCGATAGCCGCCGCGCGTGATGCCGTCGAGCGGGGGCTCTGTCCCTTGGCGTTGGACTCGATCACGCAGGAAGGTCGCCCAGTCATAGGGCAGGACCGCGTTCAAGCCGGCGACGACATCGTCAAACGTGAACGTCAGCGGTTCGCGCCACTGGCCATCGTTCACGCCGTAGAACGCGCGTGCGAAATCGTCGAGCGAACGGCGATTGCCCGTGCGTTCGCGGATCAGCGTATCCGCATCGAGCCAGATTAGCAGGCCTTCGGAATAATAGTCCTCGTTGCGTTGCCAGCTGCGCCATGGCGCCGGACGACGCGCGGAGAGGATGGGATCATGCCCGGTGTCTTCTACCGAACGCCACTGCCGACCGACGCGATACTGAAAGCTCGCGGCAGTTACCGCGAGCGCGTCCAGAGCTTGCTGCCGCGTCCAAAGGCCAGAGCGCGCCGTGAGCACGTGGCCCCAAAACTGGTCGGCGCCTTCATACGCCCATAGCAGATTGCCGCGCATCGGCACGTCAAACCCTGGCGTCCACAAATCGGCCGGACGGCGATACTTGCCGATCCATGAGTGCGTCAGTTCATGCGGCAACAGATCGCGTTCGGCGGTGGCGCGGTCCCATTCGGTGAAATAGCTCGCGGGTACGCCGTTTTCGCTCGAGCGTTGATGCTCGATGCCGATGCCGCCCATGCGGTCGGTGACGGCGAACAGGAAATCGTAGTGGTCGTAGTGTCGCCCGCCGAACAAGCGATAGGCTTGCTGCACCAGGTTCCGGTGGAAGCGGATTTGCTCATCGCTTGCTTCGAGGAAGCGTGCGTCATCAGCGACTATGTTCAAATGAAATGGCGTACGGCTGCCTGGATCGAGATCGATGCGCCGAAAGTGGCGTCCGGCAAACATCGGCGAATCCACCAAATGATCGAGCGTCACTTCGGCAAAGCGCGTCGTCTGACCCTGGGTTTCGGCGCCGTCGAGCGCCACCGCGAATTGCCAGCCTTCTGGCAAGCGCACGCTGGGGCGAAAGCGGATTTGCGATGCGTAATGTCCAGCGGGGTAGAGCAACATGCTTTCCCATTGCAGGTTCAGCATCTCGCGCGTCATCGTGATGCGGCCTTGGGGCGTCGCGGTAGGCGAGACGTATTGGTAGCGCGCCTCGAGTTCGCGCACGCCGGACGGCACGTCGATGTGGAACGCATACACATTCACCGGGTCGCGCCGCCACGGGATCACTTGCCCGTTGGCGCGAATTTGGAGTCCGGCGAATAGATTGATCTGGCCGCGGGGCGCGTGCTTGCCTGGGAGCCATTGCGGGTAGAGCAACGTCATCGGGCCGGCTTGCGTGACCGGGATCAGTTGCCGAGCGCTGAAGATGCCGCGTTGTACGTCAGTCGCGTCGACCTCGAGCGTGATCACCCCCGGATACGCCACGTCGCGCGGCGCCGCGATCGGCGCTGGAAACGGCACGCCTTGTGGTTGGGCGCTGGCCGAAACCAGCGCGAGCACGCTAAAAGCCGCCGCGAGCGCGGCGGAGCACACGATTTTCCGCATAAGCATCGATCCCAAAATCTCTGACCGAATAAATGACCCGCCGCCCATGCGGTCAACTCCAGCTCGACCAATTGGGAGGCAAGCGCGCCGCGCCGCGACGAACGACCTCGCATTGAAGGCGCTCGACGGAGCGTCTAGGGTCGTCCGCGTCGGTTCCCGCCTGGGGAGCAAGAGGGAACGCGGTGCAATTCCGCGGCTGCGCCCGCAGCTGTAAGCGGCGAGTTTCGATCCAAACGCCACTGGAGCGATCCGGGAAGGCGGATTGAAGCGAGGAACCGCGAGCCAGAAGACCTGCCGACGCGTTGAGCCTTAGGTCCGGGATGGGGCCGTTGGAGGGGTATGTGCGTTGGATTCTATGCGCGCTTGGCGCGCTTGCCGTGTTTGCGAGTCCAGCATTCGCCGCGCCGCGCCGCGTCGTTTCGTTGGATTATTGCGCCGATCAATTTGTGCTGGCGTTGGCCGACCGCGCCCAGATCGCAGCGTTGTCGCGTGGATCGCAACGCGACGATTCCTATTTCCGCGATCGCGCGCGGGGCGTCCGCCAAACACGGGGCACGCTGGAGGAGGTGCTTGCGCTCGCGCCGGATCTCATCGTCCGATCCTGGGGCGGTCCGTGGGACGCGCAGCGCGTGTACGCGCGCTTCGATGTGCGGGTGCTGCAGGTTGGCGACGCCGTGGATTTCGCCGCCGCCCGCGCGGATGTGACAGACGCCGCGCGCGTGCTCGGCCATCCCGCGCGCGGCGCGGCAATCGCTGCCGACCTCGACGCGCGCTTAGCGCGCCTGGCCGCGCAGGCGCCCAGCAGCCGACCGGCCGTGATGTATCTCTCCGCCGGCGGCGCCGTCGCCGGTCGCGGCACGATGGTTGACGCGTTGATTAGCGCCGCCGGTGGACGCAACGTGCGCACGGAGGAAAGCTGGCGCGTGATGCCGCTTGAGCAAATGGTGGACACGCCGCCAGCGCTGATTGCGCTTGGTTTCTTCGATCATGGCCGAACCGGCATGAACGCTTGGCTTCCTGGCCGTCATGTCGCAGTGCAACGCGCGCTCGCGAACGCGAGAACCGTATCGTTGCCATTGGCGGCAATCTCCTGCGAAGCGTGGACGGCGATCGACGCAGCCG
This window of the alpha proteobacterium U9-1i genome carries:
- a CDS encoding PDZ domain family protein, with product MRKIVCSAALAAAFSVLALVSASAQPQGVPFPAPIAAPRDVAYPGVITLEVDATDVQRGIFSARQLIPVTQAGPMTLLYPQWLPGKHAPRGQINLFAGLQIRANGQVIPWRRDPVNVYAFHIDVPSGVRELEARYQYVSPTATPQGRITMTREMLNLQWESMLLYPAGHYASQIRFRPSVRLPEGWQFAVALDGAETQGQTTRFAEVTLDHLVDSPMFAGRHFRRIDLDPGSRTPFHLNIVADDARFLEASDEQIRFHRNLVQQAYRLFGGRHYDHYDFLFAVTDRMGGIGIEHQRSSENGVPASYFTEWDRATAERDLLPHELTHSWIGKYRRPADLWTPGFDVPMRGNLLWAYEGADQFWGHVLTARSGLWTRQQALDALAVTAASFQYRVGRQWRSVEDTGHDPILSARRPAPWRSWQRNEDYYSEGLLIWLDADTLIRERTGNRRSLDDFARAFYGVNDGQWREPLTFTFDDVVAGLNAVLPYDWATFLRDRVQRQGTEPPLDGITRGGYRLVFSEERNAWQRDDEGYSKYSDFMYSIGLNFGEGGNVSQVQWDSPAFNQGVTVGTQVVAVNDVAFSAEALRRAISAAKDNPAPISLLLKNGDQYRTVSIDYHDGLRYPRLERIPGTPDRIGAIFAPRSR
- a CDS encoding arsenate reductase, which gives rise to MPKRFPVVIFHNPKCTTSSNVLDLIARAGHKPVVIEYLKTGWTEAQLHTLFAAANLTPREALRAKAKEADELGLLGPKVTDAKVFAAMLKHPVLVERPFVVTPKGVRLCRPSESVRELL
- a CDS encoding beta-lactamase — encoded protein: MNFTPTRRGAMLGTLALAACAQTPARSEPQFPPPPHPRIAAIEARLGARIGVAALNTASAAWIGHRIQERFAMASTFKWLLAAQMLQMAEQMPEFLQQRILYDEADLLDYAPTARAHLARGWMTVEECCEAIVVVSDNTAANLLLVGASGPAGFTSFIRANADSVTRLDRTEPALNENALGDERDTTTPDGMARSLRNVLVGEDVLNPASREKLIGWMVASTTGLQRLRAGLPSDWRVGDKTGSGARGAVNDVAIAWPPGRAPIVIASYMSDGEADTATRSAAHAEIGRIIAETWG
- a CDS encoding lysyl-lysine 2,3-aminomutase, which encodes MQPAKAENDPLAQVAARYAVAITPAMDALIDPTDPLDPIAAQFSPDARELTTLADELSDPIGDDPHTVLKGVVHRYPDRVLLKLVHVCPVYCRFCFRREMVGPQGDGTLTSAELDTAIAYIEAHPEIWEVIFTGGDPFLLSARRAREITRRLAAIPHVKVLRWHTRIPAVDPLRVTPDLVEAIRAEGVATYVVLHANHPRELTREARAAIARLVDAGVPMLSQSVLLKGVNDDVDTLEALMRALVEARVKPYYLHHLDKAPGTSHFRCSVERGQELVQRLHQRASGVAQPQYVLDIPGGHGKAPLASPSVRETDEGYEVRDKNGAWRPYPRDGA
- a CDS encoding acetyltransferase, which codes for MDATMIRSATSGDLPAIRAILRNAFGQDDEANLVEQLRADGDVLVELVAASDIALQGHILYSPLKIERDGETMDAAALAPVSVLPAFQRAGIGKALIRAGNAACADLGLPAIIVLGHPDYYPQFGFSPDLTESLEAPFSGPAFMALELWPDALKAGGRVRYAKAFGV
- a CDS encoding translation elongation factor P Lys34:lysine transferase — translated: MSAPSPFWDKARHQDRQGFLQQRAAILRAVREWFWAQGFVEAEPNIVAPSPGAETHIEAFEVEGRYLHTSPEFAMKKLLAAGESRLFYLGKCWRKGESGPLHAPEFTMIEWYRAGAPYEAIMDDCVEIARIAARTVHADALRWREKSCDPFTAAERISVRDAFDQLAPIAMPSGGDAFSAAIVRHVEPHLGDGAITLLKEYPIAEAALAERAPHDANVALRFEMYACGVELANGFQELTDPVEQRRRLIEAMDEKEKRYGKRWPIDEDFLSALAHMPPASGVAMGFDRLVMLATGARHINDVLWTPQ
- a CDS encoding translation elongation factor P, whose product is MVKVIASDVRKGNVLEHEDGKLYVVMSHETFRPGKGTPTTTIVMRRIIDGVKTTAVYKTSDGLEKAFVEQVKHQYLFDDGDAGLVFMNPQNYDQVTLTRDMVGDAVDYLQPEMIVDLTMYEGQALSIELPPRVTLEIMETEPVVKGQTASSSYKPAKLSNGVKTMVPPHIEAGTRVVVSTDDGSYVERAKD
- a CDS encoding vitamin B12 ABC transporter (B12-binding component BtuF) codes for the protein MRWILCALGALAVFASPAFAAPRRVVSLDYCADQFVLALADRAQIAALSRGSQRDDSYFRDRARGVRQTRGTLEEVLALAPDLIVRSWGGPWDAQRVYARFDVRVLQVGDAVDFAAARADVTDAARVLGHPARGAAIAADLDARLARLAAQAPSSRPAVMYLSAGGAVAGRGTMVDALISAAGGRNVRTEESWRVMPLEQMVDTPPALIALGFFDHGRTGMNAWLPGRHVAVQRALANARTVSLPLAAISCEAWTAIDAAERIGAALRDRP